One stretch of Gambusia affinis linkage group LG05, SWU_Gaff_1.0, whole genome shotgun sequence DNA includes these proteins:
- the LOC122830901 gene encoding tetratricopeptide repeat protein 24 isoform X1, with amino-acid sequence MLHAQIRLKRSLGEPTCCRSNMASEASPPGEQVKRSSRRQQKKTGEVEDRTWAGHRALQAGRPQDALRYFKQALQAATQVSQLQDSRVLRACSFNLGAAYVEAGRPGTGLDLLRRNRPGPKAERLPDLQFNTALAHNALGQYQEAAAHFLRAAQLYRSQGDGGSEGDACMELGRCCSRTQVRTGTEPPEYQDWDWPQAVQSFLRAAESYKMASMLDSAAAALKEAGSHLVQSDLSNHDDISRVLTECLSLSSSVSDSSILGELYLSVGVAYCRIRCFQEAVSCLRRALEPAAHRPRLLAKVQHNLGAALNAAGDFSSAVAHHRLAARLYGSQGCRGDQARCFSNLAIACSHLGDEQEAAESFILALQGFRDTGDRLAEAQVCEHLAECYLRQKKLQKAVELYKQALSALSHCKEAEGVQDRLVERLTAALQLSLTATQRPRPHRPHPHPPQPHSSPGHQDVRKLDVTQHLAANQHLDEQWAESNKGAEGEKSSSRQAAADPEGGVTPGRHLSEPAEELQQGELWLDRANPHTDSEASSPEQAEPPPSSSGDLRKSGSPEASWRSRLCSLM; translated from the exons ATGCTGCATGCCCAAATACGGCTCAAACGTTCACTGG GTGAGCCCACCTGCTGCAGATCCAACATGGCTTCTGAGGCGTCTCCTCCAGGTGAGCAGgtgaagaggagcagcaggaggcagcagaagaagacaggaGAGGTGGAGGACCGGACGTGGGCCGGCCACAGAGCGCTGCAGGCCGGGCGGCCGCAGGACGCCCTGCGCTACTTCAAGCAGGCCCTGCAGGCTGCTACACAGGTGAGTCAG CTGCAGGACTCGCGGGTTTTACGCGCCTGCTCCTTCAACCTGGGCGCCGCCTACGTGGAGGCGGGCCGACCTGGGACAGGACTAGACCTTCTGCGCCGGAACCGGCCCGGTCCAAAAGCTGAGCGGCTCCCGGACCTGCAGTTCAACACGGCGCTGGCCCACAATGCACTGGGGCAGTACCAGGAGGCCGCCGCCCACTTCCTGCGGGCGGCTCAGCTTTATCGGTCGCAGGGAGACGGAGGCAGCGAGGGCGACGCCTGCATGGAGCTGGgccgctgctgcagcagaacccAGGTCAGAACTGGGACAGAACCACCTGAGTACCAGGACTGG GACTGGCCTCAGGCGGTGCAGAGTTTCCTCCGCGCAGCAGAGAGTTATAAAATGGCCTCCATGTTGGATTCTGCAGCCGCCGCCCTTAAAGAGGCAGGAAGTCACTTGGTCCAATCAGATCTGTCCAACCATGATGACATCAGCAGGGTGCTGACAGAGTGTCTGAGTTTGAGCAGCAGCGTCAGCGACtcgagcattctgg GTGAGCTGTACCTGTCGGTGGGCGTGGCCTACTGCCGCATCAGGTGCTTCCAGGAGGCGGTGAGCTGCCTCCGGCGAGCCTTGGAGCCGGCAGCTCATCGCCCCCGCCTGCTGGCCAAAGTGCAGCATAACCTGGGAGCGGCGCTTAACGCGGCGGGCGACTTCAGTTCAGCGGTGGCGCACCACCGGCTGGCCGCGCGGCTCTATG GCTCTCAAGGTTGCCGTGGTGATCAGGCTCGATGTTTCAGTAACTTGGCCATCGCCTGCAGTCACCTGGGGGATGAGCAGGAGGCAGCAGAGAGCTTCATCCTGGCTCTACAGGGATTCAGAGACACAG GCGACCGCCTGGCTGAGGCCCAGGTGTGTGAGCATCTGGCTGAGTGTTACCTGAGGCAGAAGAAACTGCAGAAAGCCGTTGAGCTCTACAAACAGGCTCTGAGCGCGCTCTCTCACTGCAAG GAGGCTGAAGGTGTTCAGGACCGGCTGGTGGAGCGTCTGACTGCGGCTCTGCAGCTCAGTCTGACTGCGACGCAG AGGCCACGCCCCCACAGGCCACACCCACATCCGCCCCAGCCCCACAGCTCACCTGGTCACCAGGACGTCAG GAAGCTTGACGTAACACAACAtctggcagccaatcagcattTAGATGAGCAATGGGCGGAGTCtaataaag GAGCAGAAGGTGAGAAGAGCTCAAGTAGACAGGCAGCGGCTGATCCAGAGGGCGGAGTCACACCTGGACGACACCT ctcagaaccagcagaggagctgcagcaag GTGAGCTGTGGTTGGACAGAGCCAACCCTCATACGGACAG tgaaGCTTCTTCACCTGAGCAGGCGGAGCCCCCCCCCTCCAGTTCAGGTGATCTCAGGAAGTCTGGTTCACCTGAGGCCAGTTGGAGGTCCCGCCTCTGTTCTCTGATGTAG
- the LOC122830901 gene encoding tetratricopeptide repeat protein 24 isoform X2 encodes MLHAQIRLKRSLGEPTCCRSNMASEASPPGEQVKRSSRRQQKKTGEVEDRTWAGHRALQAGRPQDALRYFKQALQAATQVSQLQDSRVLRACSFNLGAAYVEAGRPGTGLDLLRRNRPGPKAERLPDLQFNTALAHNALGQYQEAAAHFLRAAQLYRSQGDGGSEGDACMELGRCCSRTQVRTGTEPPEYQDWDWPQAVQSFLRAAESYKMASMLDSAAAALKEAGSHLVQSDLSNHDDISRVLTECLSLSSSVSDSSILGELYLSVGVAYCRIRCFQEAVSCLRRALEPAAHRPRLLAKVQHNLGAALNAAGDFSSAVAHHRLAARLYGSQGCRGDQARCFSNLAIACSHLGDEQEAAESFILALQGFRDTGDRLAEAQVCEHLAECYLRQKKLQKAVELYKQALSALSHCKIVVTNRWCCSQEAEGVQDRLVERLTAALQLSLTATQRPRPHRPHPHPPQPHSSPGHQDVRKLDVTQHLAANQHLDEQWAESNKGAEGEKSSSRQAAADPEGGVTPGRHLSEPAEELQQGELWLDRANPHTDSEASSPEQAEPPPSSSVD; translated from the exons ATGCTGCATGCCCAAATACGGCTCAAACGTTCACTGG GTGAGCCCACCTGCTGCAGATCCAACATGGCTTCTGAGGCGTCTCCTCCAGGTGAGCAGgtgaagaggagcagcaggaggcagcagaagaagacaggaGAGGTGGAGGACCGGACGTGGGCCGGCCACAGAGCGCTGCAGGCCGGGCGGCCGCAGGACGCCCTGCGCTACTTCAAGCAGGCCCTGCAGGCTGCTACACAGGTGAGTCAG CTGCAGGACTCGCGGGTTTTACGCGCCTGCTCCTTCAACCTGGGCGCCGCCTACGTGGAGGCGGGCCGACCTGGGACAGGACTAGACCTTCTGCGCCGGAACCGGCCCGGTCCAAAAGCTGAGCGGCTCCCGGACCTGCAGTTCAACACGGCGCTGGCCCACAATGCACTGGGGCAGTACCAGGAGGCCGCCGCCCACTTCCTGCGGGCGGCTCAGCTTTATCGGTCGCAGGGAGACGGAGGCAGCGAGGGCGACGCCTGCATGGAGCTGGgccgctgctgcagcagaacccAGGTCAGAACTGGGACAGAACCACCTGAGTACCAGGACTGG GACTGGCCTCAGGCGGTGCAGAGTTTCCTCCGCGCAGCAGAGAGTTATAAAATGGCCTCCATGTTGGATTCTGCAGCCGCCGCCCTTAAAGAGGCAGGAAGTCACTTGGTCCAATCAGATCTGTCCAACCATGATGACATCAGCAGGGTGCTGACAGAGTGTCTGAGTTTGAGCAGCAGCGTCAGCGACtcgagcattctgg GTGAGCTGTACCTGTCGGTGGGCGTGGCCTACTGCCGCATCAGGTGCTTCCAGGAGGCGGTGAGCTGCCTCCGGCGAGCCTTGGAGCCGGCAGCTCATCGCCCCCGCCTGCTGGCCAAAGTGCAGCATAACCTGGGAGCGGCGCTTAACGCGGCGGGCGACTTCAGTTCAGCGGTGGCGCACCACCGGCTGGCCGCGCGGCTCTATG GCTCTCAAGGTTGCCGTGGTGATCAGGCTCGATGTTTCAGTAACTTGGCCATCGCCTGCAGTCACCTGGGGGATGAGCAGGAGGCAGCAGAGAGCTTCATCCTGGCTCTACAGGGATTCAGAGACACAG GCGACCGCCTGGCTGAGGCCCAGGTGTGTGAGCATCTGGCTGAGTGTTACCTGAGGCAGAAGAAACTGCAGAAAGCCGTTGAGCTCTACAAACAGGCTCTGAGCGCGCTCTCTCACTGCAAG ATCGTCGTGACCAATCGGTGGTGTTGTTCTCAGGAGGCTGAAGGTGTTCAGGACCGGCTGGTGGAGCGTCTGACTGCGGCTCTGCAGCTCAGTCTGACTGCGACGCAG AGGCCACGCCCCCACAGGCCACACCCACATCCGCCCCAGCCCCACAGCTCACCTGGTCACCAGGACGTCAG GAAGCTTGACGTAACACAACAtctggcagccaatcagcattTAGATGAGCAATGGGCGGAGTCtaataaag GAGCAGAAGGTGAGAAGAGCTCAAGTAGACAGGCAGCGGCTGATCCAGAGGGCGGAGTCACACCTGGACGACACCT ctcagaaccagcagaggagctgcagcaag GTGAGCTGTGGTTGGACAGAGCCAACCCTCATACGGACAG tgaaGCTTCTTCACCTGAGCAGGCGGAGCCCCCCCCCTCCAGTTCAG TGGACTGA
- the LOC122830901 gene encoding tetratricopeptide repeat protein 24 isoform X3, with the protein MASEASPPGEQVKRSSRRQQKKTGEVEDRTWAGHRALQAGRPQDALRYFKQALQAATQVSQLQDSRVLRACSFNLGAAYVEAGRPGTGLDLLRRNRPGPKAERLPDLQFNTALAHNALGQYQEAAAHFLRAAQLYRSQGDGGSEGDACMELGRCCSRTQVRTGTEPPEYQDWDWPQAVQSFLRAAESYKMASMLDSAAAALKEAGSHLVQSDLSNHDDISRVLTECLSLSSSVSDSSILGELYLSVGVAYCRIRCFQEAVSCLRRALEPAAHRPRLLAKVQHNLGAALNAAGDFSSAVAHHRLAARLYGSQGCRGDQARCFSNLAIACSHLGDEQEAAESFILALQGFRDTGDRLAEAQVCEHLAECYLRQKKLQKAVELYKQALSALSHCKIVVTNRWCCSQEAEGVQDRLVERLTAALQLSLTATQRPRPHRPHPHPPQPHSSPGHQDVRKLDVTQHLAANQHLDEQWAESNKGAEGEKSSSRQAAADPEGGVTPGRHLSEPAEELQQGELWLDRANPHTDSEASSPEQAEPPPSSSGDLRKSGSPEASWRSRLCSLM; encoded by the exons ATGGCTTCTGAGGCGTCTCCTCCAGGTGAGCAGgtgaagaggagcagcaggaggcagcagaagaagacaggaGAGGTGGAGGACCGGACGTGGGCCGGCCACAGAGCGCTGCAGGCCGGGCGGCCGCAGGACGCCCTGCGCTACTTCAAGCAGGCCCTGCAGGCTGCTACACAGGTGAGTCAG CTGCAGGACTCGCGGGTTTTACGCGCCTGCTCCTTCAACCTGGGCGCCGCCTACGTGGAGGCGGGCCGACCTGGGACAGGACTAGACCTTCTGCGCCGGAACCGGCCCGGTCCAAAAGCTGAGCGGCTCCCGGACCTGCAGTTCAACACGGCGCTGGCCCACAATGCACTGGGGCAGTACCAGGAGGCCGCCGCCCACTTCCTGCGGGCGGCTCAGCTTTATCGGTCGCAGGGAGACGGAGGCAGCGAGGGCGACGCCTGCATGGAGCTGGgccgctgctgcagcagaacccAGGTCAGAACTGGGACAGAACCACCTGAGTACCAGGACTGG GACTGGCCTCAGGCGGTGCAGAGTTTCCTCCGCGCAGCAGAGAGTTATAAAATGGCCTCCATGTTGGATTCTGCAGCCGCCGCCCTTAAAGAGGCAGGAAGTCACTTGGTCCAATCAGATCTGTCCAACCATGATGACATCAGCAGGGTGCTGACAGAGTGTCTGAGTTTGAGCAGCAGCGTCAGCGACtcgagcattctgg GTGAGCTGTACCTGTCGGTGGGCGTGGCCTACTGCCGCATCAGGTGCTTCCAGGAGGCGGTGAGCTGCCTCCGGCGAGCCTTGGAGCCGGCAGCTCATCGCCCCCGCCTGCTGGCCAAAGTGCAGCATAACCTGGGAGCGGCGCTTAACGCGGCGGGCGACTTCAGTTCAGCGGTGGCGCACCACCGGCTGGCCGCGCGGCTCTATG GCTCTCAAGGTTGCCGTGGTGATCAGGCTCGATGTTTCAGTAACTTGGCCATCGCCTGCAGTCACCTGGGGGATGAGCAGGAGGCAGCAGAGAGCTTCATCCTGGCTCTACAGGGATTCAGAGACACAG GCGACCGCCTGGCTGAGGCCCAGGTGTGTGAGCATCTGGCTGAGTGTTACCTGAGGCAGAAGAAACTGCAGAAAGCCGTTGAGCTCTACAAACAGGCTCTGAGCGCGCTCTCTCACTGCAAG ATCGTCGTGACCAATCGGTGGTGTTGTTCTCAGGAGGCTGAAGGTGTTCAGGACCGGCTGGTGGAGCGTCTGACTGCGGCTCTGCAGCTCAGTCTGACTGCGACGCAG AGGCCACGCCCCCACAGGCCACACCCACATCCGCCCCAGCCCCACAGCTCACCTGGTCACCAGGACGTCAG GAAGCTTGACGTAACACAACAtctggcagccaatcagcattTAGATGAGCAATGGGCGGAGTCtaataaag GAGCAGAAGGTGAGAAGAGCTCAAGTAGACAGGCAGCGGCTGATCCAGAGGGCGGAGTCACACCTGGACGACACCT ctcagaaccagcagaggagctgcagcaag GTGAGCTGTGGTTGGACAGAGCCAACCCTCATACGGACAG tgaaGCTTCTTCACCTGAGCAGGCGGAGCCCCCCCCCTCCAGTTCAGGTGATCTCAGGAAGTCTGGTTCACCTGAGGCCAGTTGGAGGTCCCGCCTCTGTTCTCTGATGTAG